CTAGAGGCCAAACCTTGACACTAcacaaaaatttattttatatcctCAGGAACAACGATGAAAAGTTGGACGTCTTTGAACAATCTTCAACATTACTGTGTGTCACAAGGgtctcagagtgtgtgtgtgtgtgtgtgagtgtgtgttgactgATGACTcactgtgtgtgcctgtgtttaCAGAGGAGCAGTATAATGAAACATCTTACAATGCCACTGACCCCTTTGGTGGTGAGTCACATCCCCGTCAAGACAGCGCCGGTCCTGTCCACCGCTGTAGTCCGGCCCCACAGTAACATGACTAGCATGCTAACACGCCGTCCAGCGCCACACTGATGCTAGAAACCACTTTAATCCACTAACCGCTACTGATGCACAGTTAGCTTTCTGGTTGCTCATGGAAACGTTTCCTGCTTCTAATGTTACCGAATCCAGAGTGTCTGTGGACTGGAACCAGCGACCCAGCACTGGTGTCTTTATGGTTTTAGTGGGACGCTTGTGCAGCCCCGACAAACATGTTCCTGACGAGATTTCTGTCAAAcaaacatcatcttcatccctaAAGTTGGTACTATCAACATATATGGATGTAATTCTGTAGAATCCGGTGTTGACTGAAAAAAAGATGTCAGGAAAGTACAGGAGAAGCTCGATATACGAGTCTTTTGAGATAAAAACCGTCGCTCTGTTCGTATTTTTGTTCGACGTGCgagcaaaaatctgagatacgagtcgtgcttcaggacaccactgctagttggtggatggatacaacaccagtgagaccgcatctcgttctttaccgcgtgttggcggatggatacaacaccagtgagaccgcatctcgttctttaccgcgtgttggcggatggatacaacaccagtgagaccgcatTTCGTTCTTTCCCTtgtgttggcgggtggatacaacatcagtgagaccgccgcatctcgttctttaccacatgttggcggatggatacaacatcagtgagaccgcatttCGTTCTTTACCgagtgttggcggatggatacaacatcagtgagaccgcatctcgttctttaccacatgttggcggatggatgcaacatcagtgagactggatctcgttctttaccacgtgttggcgggtggatacaacatcagtgagaccggatctcgttctttaccgcgtgttggcgggtggatactGCTGTATTTTATATCCTCCAGTTCTCCGGGTCCACAAACAGAAGGACGACCTAATGAAAGATGAATCACCTCCTAATTTAATCCTAATTTCCACACACAGTAGAAATACACGTTCATCTGATGAATAATAAGAACTACTTTTTTCCATCATCCAGTCCGTGTTACACGatcattacataatgaataaagatgttttattaatGCTCAGTGAAGCCTGGGGGGGTAGATGGGAGGTGTCCTTCAGGGAGAAGATGCTCCGGGGTCCGGCGGGAGTGACAACAGCGATGGGGGGGGTTAGAATACATGATGAATATTCAGCGTGGATTCAGTCAATAGTCAGCTGCGTATCGTCGGGTCACGACCCAGAGAAGGGGACTAGATCTCCCAGCATTCCATGTTTCCAGGCTGCTCCAGCGAACATCAAAaccttcttttctcttttcattcttaTCTCAGTGTcactaacattaacaccccCACGACCCCCCCACGCCGCTGTCTGTAGGAGCGAACAGATGCTTTAATCCCACACAGATCTGCATCACAATGGCAGCTAATGCTAATTTAATCCCACACACTCGTCTGCAGGCTGCAGCTCTCTGTCGGCCAGgaattgttttctttgctgttgtcatgtgacttcctgtccagGATCTGCTGTGTCAGCAGCGAGGAGTCGGTTCCCACAAAGGTCTGAACGTCATTAAACTGGAAGATCTGAGGCTCGCAACTGAAAAGTAAAAGAAGCATCTCATCAGAAAGTAAAAGCCTCCTCTGGTCCCAGTGACCAGAGGTCACCAGAGGTCATTTAGAGGTCATTCAAGCTCACATCTGAACTGTTTCTAGACTGTAGAAGAAGGTCAGACAGAAACCGTTGGGGATATCTCTGAAGACTCCACACCGTAGGACTCACGTGTAAAGGAGTCATAATgataatacaggtagtcctcaacatacgaacacaatcGGTTCAGAGAggttgtaagttgaattgtttgtaaattgttatttattaaattttaatctctaatctccatttggggtcatttaaatgttattacaactctaaatactaaagttctattacctcagaaacaattacaggacatgaaaacaacacagaataaataaaatacaagtaaaGGTTGTTTAGAGTTCAGTCTTTCTTGATTATgtgtcagttttcaaaaaaaatacatggaaatttttttttttttttaacatcagtaCTGGACTCTAATAATACCTGTTAAAAGCTCATAATATCATTtttctgtacaataaatcagaataaaaacatgtaatcatattaaaatacatatttatggttcaaatatctaccgttaagcaTCGTCCGTGATTCACGTGATCGATTTAATCCAGATTACTGTACGATAAACTTtaatccttataatttaatccttgaggagaagaagaaggaaacacttgaaggaactctccaccagtttttaagatcatcatcaacaacaacagtcagagacACTGTTGAtgctactgtagcatgtagcatgtagcagtAAATTAACATGTAAAGGTCTGGATTAATTAATCCTAAAGGTCGTCGTGTTTCTAAAGGTGACGGCTCGGCCGAGGCAATTAGCTTCAGCGCTATCGCTTCGGCTTAAGCCAAAGCCGACGGGGTCGTTCATCACGAGGTTGTAGATTAACGCTGGCGACCAGATGACCTTTAATAACCAGTTTGATATTAAACTGATCCcattaagggggggggggggttgctttaTTTAGGCCTTTAATGCCAATCTGTGCCATCTCTGTTCCCCCGGTGACCGTAAAGCCAGATCGATGACACtggtgttgttcctgctgctctTAATGGCTTCCTGTGATACCcgcctgggggggcgggggcgtcGCAACCCGTTTAAAGGGCTGCAAGGGGGACAGGTCTGGCAAATGAGATGGAACACAGCCACAAGGAAATGACCAGAGTAATGGTGTTAgatttatgttgtgtgtgtgtgtgtgtgtgtgcgtgtgtgtgtgtgtgtgtttgtgtgtgtgtgtgtgtgtgtgtgtgtgtgtgtgtgtgtgtgtgtgtgtgtgtgtcctctgcagGCCGTAAGGTAGCCGAGTCCATGCCGACCTTCCTGTCCCCCCCAGGGAGAGAAAGCTCCAAAATGGTGCTGCGAGACGAGCAGCTGTTGCTGGAATGCATCGCCGCTGGACTGtaagccccccacccccccaaaaaaaacctgacaggaagttcttgtttttcaaaataaaagcctgtcAAATTCTGCTGAGATAGAAAGTTATTTGAAGCTCCAATTTTTCTCGACgaaaaatctgctttttgttttaactCCGCCCCCTTTCTCTCCTCAGTCCCACCCCCACGGTCAAGTGGTTCAAGAAGGGGGGGGACCTCCCGGGGCAGAAGGTGAAGTTCGAGAACTACAACAAGACGCTGAAGATCATCAACGTGTCGGAGGAGGACGCTGGGGAGTACGTTTGCATGGCCAGCAACCAGCTGGGCAGCATCCGACACTCCATCACCGTGCAGGTCAAAGGTGAACacgtgtccacacacacacacacgcgcatcaCGGTTGGTGTGTTAGCCCCTCATGCTAACCCTGACTCCATGTGTTTGGCAGCTGCTCCCTATTGGCTGGACAAGCCGACCAATCTGGTGCTCGCCATGGACGAGAACGGGCGTCTGGTGTGTCGGGCCAACGGGAACCCCAAACCGGACATCCAGTGGATGGTCAACGGGGAGCCCATCGAGAGTAAAGACGGCGTTCTGTCCCTCTGTTGCGCCGACTCGAGCTTCTGACGGTGTTTGATTGTGGTCTCTCGTCCCACCACAGGCGCCCCCGTCAGCCAGAGCAGACAGGTGCTGGACGACACCATCATATTTCGCTCTGTGCAGATGGGAACCAGCGCCGTCTACCAGTGCAACGCCTCCAACCACCACGGATACCTGCTGGCCAACGCCTTCGTCAGCGTCCtcggtgaggaagaggaggaggtccaTTCCTGGAGATACGAGTCTAATCCGTTCAGAACTTATTGGTCAAAAAATTTCCCCattgaaaaaaactaaaatcatttcaatccGTTCTAGACTtgtaaaataactaaaaacaaacatttttttatcaaccaatagacacgcagactgtacctgtatataatttattatacagtatatacgttaCTTAAACGATAAAGAacgaaaagaaacacaaaagtcatgagaacaacgagctacgtctttactccaccaacgagaacgagatgcggtctcactgattttgtatccatccaccaatacgtggtaaagaacgagatgcggtctctctgatgttgtatccatccaccaatacgtggtaaagaacgagatgcggtcccACTGATGTTGCGTTCAGGTACATCCAGTTGACTTTGACTTCCTGTATTCTCCTCACAGACCACGTGTTCACGTGTAAACAGGACGTCTTGAGTTCTGGGTTCCGGTGACCGTAGATCAAATGTAGTGATGTAACCTCGTGTCTTTGCAGACATGCGTCCGCGGATGCTGGGCCCCAGAAACGAGCTGATCAAAGTGGTGGAGAACAACCGCGTCTTCCTGGACTGCCCCTTCTTCGGCTCCCCCCATCCCGAGCTCCGCTGGTCTGCATCTCGTGCTTTACCGTCCacctcaacacaaacacaccggtTGAGGAACGATCCTTGTTTCATCTCCTTGAGACAGTCTAGTTTGTTTTTAGCTCCGCCCCTTCCTGTCGTGTCCGTAGGTTTAGAAACGGGCTGGGCAGCGGTCTGGACGGGGGTCATTTCCGCCTTTACATCAACGGGTCGCTGCAGATCAAACGGGCGCGAGCCGAAGACGAGGGGACCTACATCTGTGTGGTCAGCAACCTGCTGGGCAAGGACGAGAAGCAGGTCCgcctggaggtcaaaggtcaggcagATTTTCGTTCTTTGGAGCCAAATTAGAAGACAGATGTGCACAGCCTAATGTCATTAACATATAtcgtccccccacccccacctcagaACCGACCCGCATCGTGGAGACCCCGGAGCACCGCTCGGCCGTCAGAGGAGCCTCGGTCCAGTTCAGGTGTAAGGTGAAGTCCGACCCCAGCCTGCCCGTCACCGTGGTCTGGACCAAAGATGACAAGCCCCTCAGCCTGGGCTGGAGGTGAGCCCGCCTACACGTCCTGTGGCTTTAAGAGCCAGAAGGTGATTGGTTTTGATGGTTTGGACCAATCACGGCTCTCCGTTTGTGTCGCAGGTTGAAGAAGGACGACGAGTCTCTGACCATCTCCAACGTGAACGAAGGCGACGAGGGGACCTACACCTGCAGGGCGAAGTCAGAGATCGACGAGGACTCGTACTCGGCCCGCCTCACTGTGAGAGGTACCCGCCCActcaggaggaggggggcggagcttaGCTGAACGTATCGTGTAGACGCTTTGACATTGGAGACTTTTGCTTTACAAGTCAGAAGAATAAAGATTTAAACTTCAAACCTTCACAACCTTCGTTTGACGTCCTTCagatgatttaatttatttacttcaGAACAAAAGTCTCAAATGTTACCATGACGACCGTCCCGCCTTAATTTCATGTCGTGTACTAAAGGAAACGTTAACTCTTTGTGCTCCCTTGCTGTTGATTGGCCACTAGACTAACTTGCGAACTCTAACCTTTTacactcacttcctgttcctcgcccccccgcccccccacagaAGAAGCGTCCCTCCACCCCTCAGTCTCTAGTGCCCTACCTCCAGGTAACTCACATCTGGGTGCAAATCTCTTTCTTCTGCATGCAGATTAAATTCTTCAGCATGTTTGTTTCTTCCTGAGTCTCtgtgtttaacattttattatttttaatatttcgatgcaaaatgactttaaatatgcccccctccccccctgcagaCCGTCCAGACCCCCCCATGGATTTGGAACTATCAGACCCGGCCGCCCGCAGCGTCCGCCTCACCTGGATCCCCGGGAACGACAACGGGAGCCCGATCACGGGTGAGCGActtcacccacttcctgtttcctctcacctcctGGGGGGGGGATTAGATTTCCTTTCAGGAAACGCATCCGGTTACCGGTGTCAGACCGTCCCCCGCTGATCGGCTTCCGTTccttctctgtgtgtctctcagACTACCAGGTCCAGTTCGAGGAGGACCGCTGGGATCCGGGCCACTGGAAGGACCTGTCCCAGTTCCCCGGAACACTCAACTCCGTCATCCTGCAGCTCGCCCCCTTCGTCAACTACCAGTTCAGGGTGATCGCCATCAACTCAGTGGGCCACAGTGACCCCAGCCGGCCCTCCCCCCGATATAAAACCAGCGGCGCCGGTGAGGAACACCGACTCGATCGACGTTATTTAAATTTCGCGTCTTTGAGTTGGACGTGTTTGCTGAAGttgatggtttttttaaatgccgACAGCCCCAGACGTCATCCCTAGAGTTCTCCAAGGGTGGGGCTCCAAGAAGGACAACATGGAAATCACCTGGGAGGTGAGATGTCTGTTTTGAGACTTTAATCTGAGaaataatttgaaatgtttaaattttaattaaattaaatttttcatttcatttgaaatgtaattaaatttttaattttaaattaattttaaatttaatttaaatgaaattaatttttttaattttagtataatttaattcaaatgtCTGAGAAATATTCCAAATACTTTGCCTTATAGTTTCATATCCATGTTGTAACAAGAGATTTCAGTCGTGGTTTGATCTTCAGTCAATCTGTTCTTCGTTTTCCCAGCCTCTGTTTGATCTGGAGAGAAACGGCAGAAATCTGCACTATATTGTTTGGTGGAGGCGGAAGGATTCGGGGGAGGAGTGGAGTAACGTGACCACGGTGGGGTCGAAACATGTGGTGGAAAACACAGAAACGTACGTGCCTTACGAAATCAAAATCCAGGCCAGGAACGAGTTCGGAGCGGGACCCGAGTCCAACGTGGTGGTCGGATTCTCTGGAGAGGACGGTAAGTAGATCCTGAGCCGATGCCCCGCCCACTCTGGCTCAGCTATGAGGCTAAATGCTAACATCGTGCTAGCAAAGACATGTCAAACCATCGTATTTGGATCCAGTCGTGTGATTTATGTCTGTTAAATAGTGAAACAGGCTGCTTGcagtttgtgtgttacagtgccCCCGTGTGGTGAGGATGAAGCATTACATGGAGTTTGTGTCAGAATTGGACAGAATTAATTCTTCTTTTTCGTTTTAATGTCTACCTGATTAAACTTTAATCCCAGGGTCTACCATGGAGGAATTGTGTTGTTATTCGACCACCAACAGAACACCTTCCTGCCCATCATGTGACCTTCTCTCTGTGTTCAGTTCCCACCGAAGCCCCCACCGAGCTGCGAGTGTCCAGTGTGGACAGCACTACGGCGAAAATCCACTGGAGACCCGTGGCCATGAGCTCCGTCCGGGGGGATTTCAAGGAGTACAGAGTGAGACCGACTGAGTTCAAGTGACGTTATCCTCTCTGTCCTCACCCCCTTCTCCTCCCCCGTTAACCCCTTCCGTCTGCTTCTACCTCCCAGGTCTACTTCTGGCGGGAGTCGAGTCGGGTTCCCGGTCTGGTGGTTAGTAAGGAGAAGCAGACCAGAGGGTTCTTCACTAAAGTGTTGAAGCCGTCAGCCATCCTCCACGAACTGGTGCCCTACTCCAAGTACAAGATGTTCATGGTGGTGGCCAACAACCGCTACGAGGGTCCCCCCAGCAACACGGAGGAGTTCAACACCAGGATAGGAGGTGAGACTGAAGACCAACACTCACTTCTGGCTTCctaaacaaacacaagacagTCTCTCCAGTCGCATCTCGTTTGTTCGCACCATTACTAACTCAATGCTAACTGGCGTTAGCCTTCAGCTAGCGTAAAAACCCAACCGTATCAATTGATCGATCTTCTGTCTGGATGTTTTTTGGGTTTGCAGTTCCAGACGCTCCGAGATTCTTCAAGATAAACCGCCGAAATTTTGACACCCTCTACCTGGAATGGGACAAACCCATCGAACCCAACGGCGTTCTGATTGGTTATCAGCTAAAGTACCACACAGGTGAGCGGCTCAGGAGGTAACAATCGGATCAACTGACCCGTTCGACGGGTGTCAACCTTtctcgatgtgtgtgtgtgtgtgtgtgtgtgtgtgtagtcaacAGCTCGGGTTCCGGCGGGGGTCGCGTCCGGGTGGAGACCTTCCAACCCAACGTGACGGACTTCACCCTCCGCCTGCCGGACCGATCCACCCGCTACAGGTTCTCCCTGGCGGCGCTCACCCAGGAGGGGGCCGGGGAGGCCTTCGTGGAGGACTCGCCGCATTTCTCCAACGAAGGTGAGCGTTGGGGTCGCCAACGACGACAAAAAACAGCCAAGTCCAAAAACCAGCGCTCGTGTTTTGGGCGAAAATGTGGTCAAAGTTCACGTTTAGCATGTTTAGCATTCtctgagttagctgctaactacTGTTAGCTGCTATTAGCTGCTATTTTTGAGTCTTTTTGAGTCTTGCGTTTGGATTCATGATGTCACAGTTTGACCTTCAgtcagttttattcatttatttgttgttgaagGTTCCGGATCGTTCGGTTGGGTTCAGTTTCGGGTCGGCGACCCCATCCGACACCCCCGGGGGGACACTAACGGTTCTAAGTCATTCAGAGACCCTCGTGTTGGTTGACCAGACCCGAACCAACGCCCTACCTGTTGTCCTCCCTCCGTCTCTAAacttctccttcctgtctccctTTCTCCTTCTGTTCTGTTGACAGACAACTTTACTGACGCTACAGGTCTAGGtaaagggggggggtgaaagtACAGGCTGCCTGTCTCCTTCCCTGCCCCCCTACCCCCTCCCTCATGTTCCATGTCTGTTCATTCTAACACGGTGCAGCAGTGCAGTCCACCTCTACAGGATGATCCGCTAGACTGCAGGTCACCTTAGTGACCAACAGAGGGCGCCCTTCACTTCTACGCCCGTAAATCCCTGCCTGTTGTAGACGAATTATTGGTTTTTTATTTGATAATATCAGGGATtaaatttctttctttattgGAATCTTTATCGACAGTTAATTAGATATAAAACAGTTTGTTGTTTCTATAGGTTAAAGACAATAAATCCcgttatgcaatttcctccgggattattaaagtatctatctatctacctatctagaCAACTAGTTTTAGTTTTGTTATGAttagtgtttatttttgtttccaatGGACTTTAGTCTAGACTCAAATTTTCATAAATAATcctaaatatattatataagttaataatataataacatgAGACACGCAGCCCACAAGGGAAATGAAATGACTCAAACatcatgacattaaaatgatgtGACAGTAGAGAAAACAACCAGTCTGTGTTGTTGCTCAGTGTGTCATCACCTGTCGCCCCTGGCAACGCAGCATCAATTATCTGATTCCCTGTCTCAGAGAATCCCTGAATCTTCTGACGAACACAGGATTACGTAATCTGAGCTAATCTTCATGTCACTGAATCAGCGaagtaaaaaaacccccaaagcGTTCAGACCGAGTTCGTCCCACCTGAAAGTCCCGTCGGCGCTGTAGGGTTGAGACTGAACTGCTGTCCACTCGtcccctccaccctccacctGCTCAGGTCATCATCGGCTTTGATTGGCTCCCATTGTGGTCACATGGTCACAATGATGCTCCTTTAAATCGCTTCGCTGCATCTTCCTGTTTGTGGCTAGAGACGCGCGGACCCGCTAGTCGTCCCTCATTGGACGCCTTGTCGTCAggatgctgctgttgttttgggAATGCtgttggggagggagggagtaCTCATCCTCGCATCTGGATGTCaaaatgtgtgtgggggggggggcgacattTTGGCGAATGATGCGACTTGATGAACGTGTTGGATGATGAATCAGAGCTCGGCTTGCGGACTCACCCCATGGCTTGATCATCCTGCTTCTGCTCTAACTGAACAGTCACCCCAGCGTCTGTAgttcccccacccccccacgccgATCGGTGGTTGGGGCGGGTCTGGGGCCCCAGGTAAGGCTGTCATGGCTGCTGGCGACTCATCCTGTTCTAACCCTCATGACGGTTTCAGGACACGCTCGGAAACTGACCTGGTGATGCAAGCATGCTGTTGTTGAATGGGGGGAATgcttggggtggggtgggggctctTCACCGACTGGAGGTGACCTCACCGTCAAGGTACAGTAAGAGTTTCAGATGGAAACCTACAGGAGGAGGCCAGCTGGTTGCAAACGTCAAAATGAGCCTTGGGGTTAATTATCAGTAGCAGATCCACTGTTTTACCTTGAGTTTGATGGAGATGCGTCGTCATGACGATCTGAGGGATCAAAACGTCTCCGTGTTTGTGAAGAAACACTTAAAACCCTCAGTGTTTACTTTCATGTGAACCCGTAAAATGACAGCGGTTCATCGTTAGCGACCTCGCAGTTTTGCGGATTTCTTTAATGCACATTTGCATGCGTTTTTCTCAACAGTGTATTCTGCGTCCTGATTGGTTGTAGATCATTGTCAATCAGTCTCCTTTGTGCCTTGTCTCTGGTGTCTACTGAACCCAACAGGCAGGGGACGATGCTAACCATAGGACAAAAAGTTGGACTTCTAAACAGGCTAAAGGAGGGTAGGAGTTTATGGGATGAATGAACCTTCAGTTCTTTACATGAAGAAGGAGGAAAATAATGGAATgatgggaaaataaaataataatgacgaCAGCGGCAATAAATTTGTAACTGCTATAAGACCATCATAAAGATGGAGTCTGTTATAGCTTTGTGGATCAGTGATCAGTGTAGGAAAAAGATGCTGGATGCCACCATTATCCACACATAGTAATAATGCTGGACTTGTTTTTCTACTAAGGGTTGAACTTTAAGActtaaaacaagaaagaaaagtgTTAAAATGTTCATACTTGTCtgagaaaagtgtttttacagCCTTAAAACAGAGttgtaaaaaaataagtgaGAAATACGTGACTGCGTCTTTAAGTCTTGTatctttaataaaataatattctaTTAAATATCTTTGTTGCTAAAGGACAATAATATCAGAAAATTACTTTGTAGTTTCTGAAAGTTTTCGGTGTTGCTGATGTTGTAATAGCAGCGTGTGTCCACTGGGGGGCGGTGTCCTCTAAGCTCACACATTAcgatggtgtgtgtgagtccCGGATgtactctacacacacacacacacacacacacacacacacacacacacaccagttcagCAGTCTGGAGAAGAGCGCTGCTCGTCTACTTCCTGCTCTGTgattcctgtcttcctgtttgatgtttctacttcctgtcttttaaCCCTTTGCTCTCTCCCACCTCCTCCCTTTTGTAGTCGAGCTTACCGACGCCTCCGTGGCTTCAGCtttctctccacctcctctcgcttctcttcctcctcctaccACCACCATCGCTCCTACAACCATTAGCCcttcaggctccgcccctcctACTCCTACTCCTCCACCGGCCTCGGCCCCTCCTCCCTCTACCACGAGCGAACcgaccaccaccaccgccgccgccacaCGCCCCGCGgcggccaccaccaccaccaagcaCACTGATCGGAACCCGTGGGGTATAAGTTGTCCTACCTTTGTTGAGACCGTTACCTTCTCCCACCTGACGAAACAGGAAACTACGTCAGGGCTGCATTCCGATAAGCTGTGTTGACctgctgtgcaaaaaaaaaagtgggggaTTACTTCAGAATATTGGGATGTAGCCTGCAGCTATCCTCCTGGTCAGGCAGTGagaatcctcttttttttttaatattaaatagaTTCAATAACATCGTTTTTGTCTGCTGTTGTGTTCCGGTAGCGTTGCCTCTACTCTAAACCAGAAGTAAGCATTCCTGCCCGGCGATTCGTGGGTAGGAAAATCCCCCCACACTCTTCCCAGGGGGTGAATTTCCCACCCATGAACACGTTAGACTTACTTCTGGCGTGGAGTGGACGGCGGTCGGGGTTCTAGCCTTTGCATTGGGTCGAAATGAAGccctgtgtgtggtttttgTAACTGTGGCCTCTCTGCCccttgacctttaaccccttcctacccccccaccccaccctttGTGTAGTGCCCCCAGCGTGGGAGATCTGGAATCTGACGGTGGAGCCTAACAGTAACTACGCTAACGTCAGCTGGAGTCACAACTTCCCGGCCGGCAGCAGCGAGTTTGTGCTAGAGTTCACACTGGACAGTAAGAGAGAGCCCAGCCTGAGAGCTAgaacccccccgacccccccaagCTCGCCCCGACATGGGT
This sequence is a window from Antennarius striatus isolate MH-2024 chromosome 5, ASM4005453v1, whole genome shotgun sequence. Protein-coding genes within it:
- the nfasca gene encoding neurofascin homolog (chicken) a isoform X9, which codes for MSGQGGPGAPALLSLLLLLWHRATPIEVPQDPKILQDLMQPPTIVKQSVKDYIVDPRDNIIIECEAKGNPLPSFTWFKNGKFYNIGKDHRVTMRKRSGTLEISFRSGGRPEDYEGVYQCRASNSLGVAISNKILLRVSKAPLWPKEVLEPVVVTEGSPLVLRCNPPPGLPPPITFWMNSAMTPIPQDKRVSMGLNGDLYFSNVLAKDSQNDYSCNARFQFTHTIQQKNPFTLKVLTKEQYNETSYNATDPFGGRKVAESMPTFLSPPGRESSKMVLRDEQLLLECIAAGLPTPTVKWFKKGGDLPGQKVKFENYNKTLKIINVSEEDAGEYVCMASNQLGSIRHSITVQVKAAPYWLDKPTNLVLAMDENGRLVCRANGNPKPDIQWMVNGEPIESAPVSQSRQVLDDTIIFRSVQMGTSAVYQCNASNHHGYLLANAFVSVLDMRPRMLGPRNELIKVVENNRVFLDCPFFGSPHPELRWFRNGLGSGLDGGHFRLYINGSLQIKRARAEDEGTYICVVSNLLGKDEKQVRLEVKEPTRIVETPEHRSAVRGASVQFRCKVKSDPSLPVTVVWTKDDKPLSLGWRLKKDDESLTISNVNEGDEGTYTCRAKSEIDEDSYSARLTVREEASLHPSVSSALPPDRPDPPMDLELSDPAARSVRLTWIPGNDNGSPITDYQVQFEEDRWDPGHWKDLSQFPGTLNSVILQLAPFVNYQFRVIAINSVGHSDPSRPSPRYKTSGAAPDVIPRVLQGWGSKKDNMEITWEPLFDLERNGRNLHYIVWWRRKDSGEEWSNVTTVGSKHVVENTETYVPYEIKIQARNEFGAGPESNVVVGFSGEDVPTEAPTELRVSSVDSTTAKIHWRPVAMSSVRGDFKEYRVYFWRESSRVPGLVVSKEKQTRGFFTKVLKPSAILHELVPYSKYKMFMVVANNRYEGPPSNTEEFNTRIGVPDAPRFFKINRRNFDTLYLEWDKPIEPNGVLIGYQLKYHTVNSSGSGGGRVRVETFQPNVTDFTLRLPDRSTRYRFSLAALTQEGAGEAFVEDSPHFSNEVPPAWEIWNLTVEPNSNYANVSWSHNFPAGSSEFVLEFTLDSEKPAKVITVTQHPPITVADLIAGTEYHLRVYSHELHTISSPSITFKTKPAYIDQVDIATQGWFIGLMCAIALIILILLIVCFIKRSRGGKYPVRDKKDLPLDPVDQKDPDGSFDYHSDEDNKPLQGSQTSLDGNVKESDDSLVDYGEGGDGQFNEDGSFIGQYTVKKDKDETEGNESSEATSPVNAIYSLA
- the nfasca gene encoding neurofascin homolog (chicken) a isoform X11, with protein sequence MSGQGGPGAPALLSLLLLLWHRATPIEVPQDPKILQDLMQPPTIVKQSVKDYIVDPRDNIIIECEAKGNPLPSFTWFKNGKFYNIGKDHRVTMRKRSGTLEISFRSGGRPEDYEGVYQCRASNSLGVAISNKILLRVSKAPLWPKEVLEPVVVTEGSPLVLRCNPPPGLPPPITFWMNSAMTPIPQDKRVSMGLNGDLYFSNVLAKDSQNDYSCNARFQFTHTIQQKNPFTLKVLTKEQYNETSYNATDPFGGRKVAESMPTFLSPPGRESSKMVLRDEQLLLECIAAGLPTPTVKWFKKGGDLPGQKVKFENYNKTLKIINVSEEDAGEYVCMASNQLGSIRHSITVQVKAAPYWLDKPTNLVLAMDENGRLVCRANGNPKPDIQWMVNGEPIESAPVSQSRQVLDDTIIFRSVQMGTSAVYQCNASNHHGYLLANAFVSVLDMRPRMLGPRNELIKVVENNRVFLDCPFFGSPHPELRWFRNGLGSGLDGGHFRLYINGSLQIKRARAEDEGTYICVVSNLLGKDEKQVRLEVKEPTRIVETPEHRSAVRGASVQFRCKVKSDPSLPVTVVWTKDDKPLSLGWRLKKDDESLTISNVNEGDEGTYTCRAKSEIDEDSYSARLTVREEASLHPSVSSALPPDRPDPPMDLELSDPAARSVRLTWIPGNDNGSPITDYQVQFEEDRWDPGHWKDLSQFPGTLNSVILQLAPFVNYQFRVIAINSVGHSDPSRPSPRYKTSGAAPDVIPRVLQGWGSKKDNMEITWEPLFDLERNGRNLHYIVWWRRKDSGEEWSNVTTVGSKHVVENTETYVPYEIKIQARNEFGAGPESNVVVGFSGEDVPTEAPTELRVSSVDSTTAKIHWRPVAMSSVRGDFKEYRVYFWRESSRVPGLVVSKEKQTRGFFTKVLKPSAILHELVPYSKYKMFMVVANNRYEGPPSNTEEFNTRIGVPDAPRFFKINRRNFDTLYLEWDKPIEPNGVLIGYQLKYHTVNSSGSGGGRVRVETFQPNVTDFTLRLPDRSTRYRFSLAALTQEGAGEAFVEDSPHFSNEGEKPAKVITVTQHPPITVADLIAGTEYHLRVYSHELHTISSPSITFKTKPAYIDQVDIATQGWFIGLMCAIALIILILLIVCFIKRSRGGKYPVRDKKDLPLDPVDQKDPDGSFDYHSDEDNKPLQGSQTSLDGNVKESDDSLVDYGEGGDGQFNEDGSFIGQYTVKKDKDETEGNESSEATSPVNAIYSLA